Proteins encoded together in one Triticum dicoccoides isolate Atlit2015 ecotype Zavitan chromosome 7B, WEW_v2.0, whole genome shotgun sequence window:
- the LOC119336636 gene encoding uncharacterized protein LOC119336636, with the protein MASIGNGKPDAQGQERQAARLLPPAEVPPPHTDAGLVVLFDLLRRRVDGFPTWMLPAYLVHGVDVYGHHPQDLLRRHPPATSPDGKRASYFVNLVRPLTATDARRSRVVPGGFWKSERAPVPVEAAPDKMIGTKQAFSFISKEAEHKGGPRGGFIMHELLLPGQAGRLAGGDELALSKVYPSPRVATKKRSRSQGQGPTASATRTAAASSAPAPTSSPPLLQRSCDVFSSARSSSAVSSPPPSLEPPASSAPPSLEASSLGPASSAPGPASSSPPPIQGSASSPRHRQGAAKRVLLLEVGDSPPREGHNISCHQVYRAMEVLGPGRRVPIDCADLFLLDSGKGKRQRTAAEF; encoded by the coding sequence ATGGCCTCAATCGGCAACGGCAAGCCCGATGCCCAGGGCCAGGAGCGCCAGGCGGCGAGGCTCCTGCCGCCGGCCGAGGTGCCGCCTCCGCACACGGACGCGGGCCTCGTGGTGCTGTTCGACCTCCTACGACGACGGGTCGACGGATTCCCCACCTGGATGCTCCCCGCCTACCTCGTCCACGGAGTCGACGTCTACGGCCACCACCCGCAGGATCTGCTGCGGCGCCATCCGCCGGCGACATCGCCCGACGGCAAGCGTGCCTCCTACTTCGTGAACCTGGTACGCCCCCTCACCGCGACGGATGCAAGAAGAAGCAGGGTCGTGCCGGGGGGGTTCTGGAAGTCGGAgcgcgcccccgtccccgtcgaagCCGCCCCCGACAAGATGATCGGAACCAAGCAGGCCTTCTCTTTCATCTCCAAGGAGGCGGAGCACAAGGGTGGACCCCGCGGCGGGTTCATCATGCACGAGCTCCTTCTCCCCGGCCAGGCAGGACGCCTCGCCGGCGGGGACGAGCTGGCGCTCTCAAAGGTCTACCCGTCTCCGCGCGTCGCCACCAAGAAGAGGTCCAGGTCCCAGGGACAGGGACCGACCGCCAGCGCAACAAGGACCGCGGCCGCCTCCTCTGCTCCAGCGCCGACGTCTTCGCCGCCTCTGCTCCAGCGCTCCTGCGACGTCTTCAGCAGCGCAAGAAGCAGCAGCGCCGTCTCCTCTCCGCCTCCTTCCCTGGAGCCGCCGGCCTCCTCTGCTCCGCCTTCCCTGGAGGCCTCGTCTCTCGGGCCGGCATCCTCTGCGCCGGGGCCGGCATCCTCTTCTCCGCCCCCCATCCAGGGATCAGCATCGTCTCCACGGCACCGGCAGGGTGCCGCCAAGAGGGTGCTCCTCCTGGAGGTGGGCGACTCCCCCCCGAGGGAAGGCCACAACATTTCGTGCCACCAGGTCTACCGCGCCATGGAGGTTCTTGGACCCGGGAGGCGTGTCCCCATCGACTGCGCTGACCTCTTCCTGCTTGACAGCGGGAAGGGGAAGAGGCAGCGGACGGCTGCAGAGTTTTGA